In Myxococcus stipitatus, the following are encoded in one genomic region:
- a CDS encoding MFS transporter → MSHVRLGLRENLGQFSLLVLVNAFVGAMIGMERTLLPSIAEQEFRLAEKSAVLSFILVFGLTKALTNYLAGRLSDRFGRKQVLVAGWLVATPVPFLLMWAPTWSWILFANVLLGVSQGLTWSTTVIMKIDLAGPQKRGLAMGLNEFAGYFAVAGSALATGFVAARHGLRPEPFYMGVVFVALGLLLSVFAVRETKHHAARESALSQAAPEKPLSSREVFVRTSFKDRDLASVCQAGLVNNLNDGMAWGLFPWVYAAAGMSLAEIGILAAIYPAVWGLGQLVTGAWSDRVGRKGLIVAGKVSQALGIGVIALGGTFGGFASGAAMIGLGTAMVYPTLLAAVGDVAHPSWRASAVGVYRLWRDSGYALGAILAGVIADSFGLVAATLAVAALNLVSGLEVALRLREPLRRPAL, encoded by the coding sequence ATGAGTCACGTGCGCCTGGGCCTCCGCGAGAATCTGGGCCAGTTCTCCCTGCTCGTCCTCGTCAACGCCTTCGTGGGGGCGATGATTGGGATGGAGCGCACCCTCCTGCCCTCCATCGCGGAGCAGGAGTTCCGTCTGGCCGAGAAGTCGGCCGTGCTGTCGTTCATCCTCGTCTTCGGCCTGACGAAGGCGCTGACGAACTACCTGGCCGGACGGCTCTCGGACCGCTTCGGACGCAAGCAGGTCCTCGTCGCGGGGTGGCTCGTCGCGACGCCCGTTCCGTTCCTCCTCATGTGGGCGCCGACGTGGTCATGGATTCTCTTCGCGAACGTGCTGCTCGGGGTGAGCCAGGGCCTCACCTGGTCGACGACCGTCATCATGAAGATAGACCTCGCGGGCCCCCAGAAGCGCGGCCTCGCCATGGGGCTCAACGAGTTCGCCGGGTACTTCGCCGTCGCGGGGAGCGCCCTCGCGACGGGCTTCGTGGCCGCGCGCCATGGCCTGCGCCCGGAGCCCTTCTACATGGGGGTGGTCTTCGTCGCGCTCGGACTCCTGCTCTCGGTGTTCGCCGTGCGCGAGACGAAGCACCACGCCGCGCGCGAGAGCGCACTCTCACAGGCCGCACCCGAGAAGCCACTCAGCTCGCGCGAGGTCTTCGTTCGCACCAGCTTCAAGGACCGGGACCTCGCCTCGGTCTGCCAGGCGGGGCTCGTCAACAATCTCAATGACGGCATGGCCTGGGGACTCTTCCCGTGGGTCTATGCCGCCGCGGGCATGAGCCTCGCCGAGATAGGCATCCTCGCGGCCATCTACCCCGCCGTGTGGGGGCTGGGACAGCTCGTCACCGGGGCCTGGTCGGACCGGGTGGGACGCAAGGGTCTGATTGTCGCCGGGAAGGTGTCCCAGGCGCTCGGCATTGGCGTCATCGCCTTGGGCGGCACGTTCGGCGGGTTCGCGTCCGGCGCCGCGATGATTGGACTGGGCACCGCCATGGTCTACCCGACGCTGCTCGCGGCCGTCGGCGACGTGGCCCACCCCTCCTGGCGAGCCTCCGCCGTCGGCGTGTACCGGCTCTGGCGCGACAGCGGTTACGCGCTCGGCGCCATCCTGGCGGGCGTCATCGCGGACTCGTTTGGACTCGTGGCCGCGACCCTCGCCGTCGCCGCGTTGAACCTGGTATCGGGCCTCGAGGTGGCGCTCCGCCTCCGAGAACCCCTTCGACGCCCCGCCCTCTGA
- a CDS encoding nuclear transport factor 2 family protein produces MRRTLFVGFALICLATVAGAQQPSVSVAESEAITRTALNYAEGWYEGDGAKMASSLHPELAKRIVQKDAEGRAELGQMSALALRDATAAGSGTGTPPERRFKDVRILDVSENVAQVRVEMSDWIDYMQMARWNGQWKILNVLWELKPKPGQSVVADAAVIKRPALDYVEAMASGDEWRMERALHPDLVRRTVVVQANGRSKLLSQSAMTLWLLTRDGACGAAGHSRRPNREVVILDQFENIAFLKVQTADTVEYLHVAHWSGQWKVVNVLWAPRAE; encoded by the coding sequence ATGAGAAGAACCCTGTTCGTTGGTTTCGCGCTCATCTGTCTGGCCACCGTGGCCGGTGCGCAGCAGCCCTCGGTGTCCGTCGCGGAGAGCGAGGCCATCACGCGGACGGCGTTGAACTACGCGGAGGGTTGGTACGAGGGGGACGGTGCGAAGATGGCCAGCTCGCTCCATCCGGAGCTGGCCAAGCGCATCGTGCAGAAGGACGCGGAGGGGCGCGCGGAGCTGGGGCAGATGAGCGCGCTGGCGCTGCGCGACGCGACGGCGGCGGGCTCCGGGACGGGCACACCTCCGGAGCGGCGGTTCAAGGACGTGCGGATTCTCGACGTGTCCGAGAACGTGGCCCAGGTCCGCGTGGAGATGAGCGACTGGATTGACTACATGCAGATGGCCCGGTGGAACGGGCAATGGAAGATTCTCAATGTGCTCTGGGAGCTGAAGCCCAAGCCGGGGCAGTCGGTGGTGGCGGACGCGGCGGTCATCAAACGGCCGGCCCTGGACTACGTGGAGGCCATGGCCTCGGGCGACGAGTGGCGCATGGAGCGGGCGCTGCACCCGGACCTGGTCCGGCGCACGGTGGTGGTCCAGGCCAACGGCCGGAGCAAGCTGCTGTCCCAGTCAGCGATGACGCTGTGGCTGCTCACGCGGGATGGCGCGTGTGGCGCGGCCGGGCACTCGCGGCGGCCGAACCGCGAGGTGGTCATCCTGGACCAGTTCGAGAACATCGCGTTCCTGAAGGTCCAGACGGCGGACACCGTGGAGTATCTGCACGTGGCCCACTGGAGCGGGCAGTGGAAGGTCGTGAACGTGCTGTGGGCGCCGCGGGCGGAGTAG
- a CDS encoding ArsR/SmtB family transcription factor, translated as MTTPHRHFKDAIYEQFARVGKAVSAPKRLELLDLLSQSPRTVEALAEQAAISVANASQHLQVLRAARLVEADKKGLFVEYRLADAEVGRFFLSLRGLAKARLAEINQVTREYFEERGAMEAVGGDDLLRRVRAGELTVLDVRPPEEYRAGHIPGALSIPLGELKARLKELPKAREVVAYCRGPYCVMALEAVAFLRKKGFKAHRMEQGVNDWRARGWRVESEEVSP; from the coding sequence ATGACGACGCCTCACCGGCACTTCAAGGACGCCATCTACGAACAGTTCGCGCGGGTCGGGAAGGCCGTGTCGGCGCCGAAGCGGCTCGAGCTGTTGGACCTGCTCAGCCAGAGCCCCCGCACGGTCGAGGCGCTCGCGGAGCAGGCCGCCATCTCGGTGGCGAACGCGTCGCAGCACTTGCAGGTGCTGCGCGCGGCCCGGCTCGTGGAGGCCGACAAGAAGGGCCTCTTCGTCGAGTACCGCCTCGCCGACGCGGAGGTCGGCCGGTTCTTCCTCTCGCTGAGAGGGCTCGCCAAGGCCCGCCTGGCGGAAATCAACCAGGTCACCCGCGAATACTTCGAGGAGCGAGGGGCCATGGAGGCCGTCGGAGGAGACGACCTCCTGCGGCGCGTGCGGGCGGGCGAGCTCACGGTGCTCGACGTGCGCCCACCCGAGGAGTACCGCGCGGGCCACATCCCCGGGGCCCTCTCCATTCCCCTCGGCGAGCTCAAGGCCCGCCTCAAGGAGCTGCCCAAGGCCCGGGAGGTCGTCGCGTACTGCCGTGGCCCCTACTGCGTGATGGCGCTCGAGGCCGTCGCGTTCCTCCGCAAGAAGGGCTTCAAGGCCCACCGCATGGAGCAAGGTGTCAACGACTGGCGGGCCCGTGGCTGGCGCGTCGAGAGCGAAGAAGTGTCCCCATGA
- a CDS encoding MFS transporter — protein MTAASAAPAHFSLGRALAVWLGQVLSLFGSSLTSFALGVWMYQTTGGVTRFALIMLCAALPGVLFGPVTGALVDRWPLRRVLLLSDTVAGLMTMVLALLFFTGQLRPWHAYVTTAIVSMASAFQQPAFAVLVSTVVPPNHLGRANGLIQLGLACAQLGAPLASAFLLAVVGLEGILLIDAGTFVLGVLPLFLLRIPERPASTPAEEGPPSLLSLVREGGSYLRGTPGLLPLLLFLAGSNFITGVVEVLVTPLVLALADVKALGMLTTAGGVGLLVGSVVMSAWGGPRRQVHGVLLFQLTCGLSLVVVGFATSLPLLAGVSFAFFFGIPIINGASQSLLQRIVPLALRGRVFAFSAAITGMMLPLAYAISGPLADVVFEPALRPGGALVPLMGTLIGTGAGRGIALMFLLAGTLTVLLTGLAALHTPLRVLEAGPEVAPGPNAGEPPIPTSSEGAMP, from the coding sequence ATGACCGCGGCCTCCGCCGCACCAGCGCACTTCTCGCTCGGACGAGCCCTGGCCGTATGGCTGGGGCAGGTCCTCTCGTTGTTCGGCTCCTCGCTGACCAGCTTCGCGCTGGGCGTGTGGATGTACCAGACGACGGGGGGGGTGACGCGCTTCGCGCTCATCATGCTGTGCGCCGCGCTCCCGGGTGTCCTGTTCGGGCCCGTGACGGGTGCGCTGGTGGACCGCTGGCCGCTGCGCCGGGTGCTGCTGCTCAGCGACACGGTGGCGGGCCTGATGACGATGGTGCTCGCGCTGCTGTTCTTCACCGGGCAGCTCCGCCCCTGGCACGCCTACGTCACGACGGCCATCGTCTCCATGGCGAGCGCCTTCCAGCAGCCCGCCTTCGCGGTCCTCGTGTCCACGGTGGTGCCCCCCAATCACCTGGGCCGGGCCAACGGACTCATCCAGTTGGGACTGGCCTGCGCGCAGTTGGGAGCGCCGTTGGCCAGCGCCTTCCTGCTCGCGGTGGTCGGGCTGGAGGGCATCCTGCTCATCGACGCGGGAACCTTCGTCCTCGGCGTCCTGCCCCTCTTCCTGCTGCGAATTCCGGAGCGCCCCGCGTCCACCCCGGCCGAAGAAGGTCCGCCATCACTCCTCTCGCTGGTGCGCGAGGGGGGCTCGTACCTGCGAGGGACCCCAGGCCTGTTGCCGCTGCTCCTGTTCCTCGCGGGGAGCAACTTCATCACCGGTGTCGTCGAAGTGTTGGTGACGCCGCTGGTGTTGGCGCTCGCGGACGTGAAGGCGCTGGGCATGCTCACCACCGCGGGAGGCGTGGGGCTGCTCGTGGGCAGCGTGGTGATGAGCGCCTGGGGAGGTCCCCGTCGCCAGGTCCACGGGGTCCTGTTGTTCCAGCTCACGTGTGGACTGAGCCTCGTCGTGGTCGGGTTCGCGACCTCGCTTCCATTGCTGGCGGGGGTGTCCTTCGCGTTCTTCTTCGGCATCCCCATCATCAACGGCGCCAGCCAGTCCCTCCTCCAACGCATCGTTCCCCTCGCGCTCCGAGGCCGGGTCTTCGCGTTCAGCGCGGCCATCACGGGGATGATGCTTCCACTCGCGTACGCCATCTCCGGCCCGTTGGCGGACGTGGTGTTCGAGCCAGCGCTTCGTCCGGGGGGCGCGCTCGTGCCACTGATGGGGACACTCATCGGCACGGGGGCCGGACGTGGCATCGCGTTGATGTTCCTCCTCGCGGGCACGCTGACCGTCCTGCTGACGGGCCTGGCCGCCCTCCACACGCCCTTGCGGGTCCTCGAAGCGGGGCCCGAGGTGGCACCGGGCCCGAACGCCGGGGAGCCGCCCATTCCAACTTCTTCTGAAGGAGCCATGCCGTGA
- a CDS encoding fatty acyl-AMP ligase: MTAAIPPSITTLSSLLRWRAESQPDAPAYTFLVNGEDQERRWNYAELDRNTRAIAAALQEHGAAEDRALLLFAPGLDYLGAFYGCLAAGVAAVPVYPPQNEQTLARLLSIIADAKPRFALTTSDILESVKAFSETTPVLKELRWIAVDTLPTGLESQWREPRLTGDSMAFLQYTSGSTSTPKGVMVLHRNLLANQEMIRQGFGSDQSSTIVGWLPLYHDMGLIGTVMQPLYLGGHGVLMSPWAFLQRPVRWLRAVSKYRGVVSGGPNFGYALCVRKVKPEQREGLDLSSWKVAFNGAEPVRADTLERFAETFAPHGFQKAALYPCYGLAEATLYASGGMRMASHRTLTVEAGALERNRVVVVPQGTENARVLVSCGRAWAGGQVRIVQPETSAACADGEVGEIWVSGPHVTQGYWGRDENNAETFQARIQGREAEGGYLRTGDLGFQRDGELYVTGRLKDLIIVDGRNHYPQDIEQTVEVQHEGFRLGCCVAFSVEQANEEKLVVLIEVDRQYTPPGDSAGAQVVDSREVTRKVRQALAAAHSIDLHELVLLQHGEVLKTSSGKVQRRACRVKYLENSLQRWPG, encoded by the coding sequence GTGACCGCCGCCATTCCTCCGTCCATCACCACGTTGAGCTCGCTGCTGCGCTGGCGCGCCGAGAGCCAGCCCGACGCTCCGGCCTACACGTTCCTCGTCAACGGCGAGGACCAGGAGCGGAGATGGAACTACGCGGAGCTCGACCGGAACACCCGGGCCATCGCCGCCGCGCTCCAGGAGCACGGCGCGGCCGAGGACCGGGCGCTGTTGCTGTTCGCGCCGGGGCTCGACTACCTCGGAGCCTTCTACGGCTGCCTCGCGGCGGGCGTGGCGGCGGTGCCTGTCTATCCGCCGCAGAACGAGCAGACCCTGGCGCGGCTGCTCTCCATCATCGCGGACGCGAAGCCTCGCTTCGCGCTCACCACGAGCGACATCCTGGAGAGCGTGAAGGCGTTCTCGGAGACGACGCCCGTGCTGAAGGAGCTGCGTTGGATTGCCGTGGACACGCTGCCCACGGGGCTGGAGTCGCAGTGGCGTGAGCCACGGCTCACGGGCGACAGCATGGCCTTTCTCCAGTACACGTCCGGCTCCACGTCGACGCCGAAGGGCGTCATGGTGCTGCACCGGAACCTGCTGGCCAATCAGGAGATGATTCGCCAGGGCTTCGGCAGCGACCAGAGTTCCACCATCGTGGGCTGGCTGCCGCTGTACCACGACATGGGTCTCATCGGCACGGTGATGCAGCCGCTGTATCTGGGTGGGCACGGCGTGTTGATGTCGCCTTGGGCCTTCTTGCAGCGGCCGGTGCGGTGGCTGCGTGCCGTCAGCAAGTACCGGGGTGTGGTGAGTGGCGGCCCGAACTTCGGCTATGCACTGTGCGTCCGGAAGGTGAAGCCCGAGCAGCGCGAAGGTCTGGACCTGAGCTCCTGGAAGGTAGCCTTCAACGGCGCGGAGCCCGTGCGAGCAGACACGCTGGAGCGCTTCGCCGAGACCTTCGCGCCGCACGGCTTCCAGAAGGCGGCGCTCTATCCTTGCTATGGACTGGCCGAGGCGACCCTCTACGCATCCGGCGGGATGCGCATGGCGTCGCACCGCACCCTCACGGTCGAAGCGGGAGCGCTGGAGCGCAATCGCGTCGTGGTCGTGCCCCAAGGCACGGAGAACGCGCGAGTGCTGGTGAGCTGCGGCCGGGCCTGGGCGGGAGGACAGGTCCGCATCGTCCAGCCCGAGACGTCCGCGGCCTGCGCCGACGGCGAGGTGGGTGAAATCTGGGTCTCCGGGCCACACGTCACCCAGGGCTACTGGGGACGGGATGAGAACAACGCGGAGACCTTCCAGGCGCGCATCCAGGGCCGCGAGGCGGAGGGTGGCTATCTGCGCACGGGAGACCTGGGGTTCCAGCGGGACGGCGAGCTGTACGTCACCGGGCGCCTGAAGGACCTCATCATCGTGGATGGGCGCAATCACTATCCGCAAGACATCGAGCAGACGGTGGAGGTGCAGCACGAAGGCTTCCGGCTCGGCTGCTGCGTGGCCTTCTCGGTGGAGCAGGCGAACGAAGAGAAGCTCGTGGTGCTCATCGAGGTGGACCGTCAGTACACGCCACCGGGTGACAGCGCGGGGGCTCAGGTCGTGGACTCGCGCGAAGTGACCCGGAAGGTGCGCCAGGCACTCGCCGCCGCGCACTCGATAGACCTCCACGAACTCGTCCTGCTCCAGCACGGCGAAGTCTTGAAGACCTCGAGCGGCAAGGTCCAGCGCCGGGCCTGCCGGGTGAAGTACCTGGAGAACTCGCTCCAGCGCTGGCCGGGCTGA
- a CDS encoding amino acid adenylation domain-containing protein, which produces MSDALQKRLAGLSPEKRELVLKKLRQQQRTATPEAASSPPSIPRAPRTGPLPLSYPQRRLWFLDQFEPGTPAYNIPEFVRLRGPLQVEALTRGLAEVVHRHEVLRTTFAAEDGEPVQHIAPRLSLDVPVVDLTSLPTGEREARCRELAIQEAGRSFDLAKGPLLAATLVRLGAEDHVLLLVLHHIISDGWSTGVLVRELAALYDAFSRGQPSPLPELSIQYADFAVWQRRWLQGDVLETQLGYWRGQLADGDAPLKLPTDRPRPRVRTYAGGKRNFAVGAELTRRLRTLAGQEKASLYMVLLAALQAQLHRYTREPRLSVGTYIANRNRAAVEPLIGFFLNTLVMRTDMTGDPRFRELLRRVVDVTLGAYAHQDVPFEKLLEELAPARDTSFPPFFQAMLVLQNTPDAESSVGALKMEPYSVAGESFAQFDVTLWLSEEGDGLQGTWEYNRDLFDAATADRMVAHFQTLLAGIAARPDEPLSTMPLLPAEERHRVLREWNAARIEVPEGACLHHLIAAHAARTPDALAVVDPERRLTYGQLDKRANQLAHQLRAMGVGTECRVGIYLERSVDLVVAVLAVLKAGGAYVPLDPSYPPDRTALMLSDSKPALLVTRRSLRATLPEPLPTVVDLDEHAPGIEARPDTCPEGGAGPEHLAYVVYTSGSTGRPKGVMVGHRGLTNAYFAWEHDYRLPTLRAHLQMASFSFDVFSGDLARGLGSGAALVLCPREWLLEPERLHALMRREQVDCGEFVPAVARLLMAHLQERGQRLDFMRLLIVGSDTWDMREYHQLRGLCGPQTRLVSSYGLSEATIDSTYFEAPAPIPSEQTVPIGRPFPNAAMYLLDASLQPAPIGVPGELFVGGVGLARGYWEQPGLTAERFVPHPFSAEPGARLYRTGDLARYAADGTLEFIGRNDTQVKIRGHRIELDEIRAKLLEHADVRAVELLVRGEGSARQLVAYLTLVTPGAVGEEALRQHLRQHLPPYMVPSAFVVMDAFPLTPNGKVDRKALPPPGESRRDTADGFIAPRGDTERKLAGIFEELLGTSPIGAFDSFFDLGGHSLLAVRLVAKIREHFGRAPSLAALFQGPTPEHLARVLDDHGSSPSSPLVTLHAGGEAPPLFCVPGAGGNVLYFRELTRSLGAARPLYGFQAKGLDGEETPHASVEEMAECYLQALQQVRPRGPYHLLGHSFGSWVAFEMAKRLRAKGEEVAFLGLLNTPVPRTQEGATEEPALDDADWMASVASVAGRLYGVDLGVSAESLRPLTSEARLVHITERLIQKGLLPPDADTRQVRGLIQVYKRAYEITYALPSDARANSITLFRANERHEDDGVLPGEFAEDGTWGWRHHAESAVVVEEVPGDHMTMLASPHVERLAERVRWHLEHAGSETAS; this is translated from the coding sequence ATGAGTGACGCGCTCCAGAAGCGGCTGGCCGGGCTGTCTCCGGAGAAGCGGGAACTGGTGCTGAAGAAGCTGCGCCAGCAACAGCGCACCGCCACGCCCGAGGCGGCATCGAGTCCCCCTTCGATTCCCCGAGCCCCACGCACGGGGCCGCTGCCACTCTCCTATCCCCAGCGCCGGCTGTGGTTCCTGGACCAGTTCGAGCCCGGAACCCCCGCGTACAACATCCCCGAGTTCGTGCGCCTCCGCGGTCCGCTCCAAGTGGAGGCGCTGACACGAGGCCTGGCCGAGGTCGTCCACCGGCACGAGGTGCTGCGGACGACCTTCGCCGCGGAGGATGGCGAGCCCGTGCAGCACATCGCGCCGCGCCTCTCGCTCGACGTGCCCGTGGTGGACCTGACGTCTCTTCCCACTGGAGAGCGAGAGGCCCGCTGCCGCGAGCTGGCGATTCAAGAAGCAGGGAGGTCCTTCGACCTGGCGAAGGGTCCGCTCCTCGCGGCCACGTTGGTGCGCCTGGGTGCCGAGGACCACGTCCTGCTGCTGGTGCTCCACCACATCATCTCCGACGGATGGTCCACGGGCGTGCTCGTCCGCGAGCTGGCGGCGCTCTATGACGCCTTCTCGCGCGGACAGCCTTCACCGCTGCCGGAGCTGTCCATCCAGTACGCCGACTTCGCCGTGTGGCAGCGGCGCTGGCTCCAGGGCGACGTGCTGGAGACTCAGCTCGGTTATTGGCGCGGACAGCTCGCGGACGGTGATGCCCCGTTGAAGCTGCCCACGGACCGGCCGCGTCCCCGTGTGCGCACATATGCCGGAGGAAAGCGGAACTTCGCGGTGGGCGCGGAGCTCACGCGGCGGCTGCGAACACTCGCGGGGCAGGAGAAGGCCTCGCTCTACATGGTGCTGCTCGCGGCGCTCCAGGCCCAGCTCCACCGCTACACGCGAGAGCCTCGCCTCAGCGTGGGCACGTACATCGCCAACCGCAACCGCGCCGCCGTCGAGCCACTCATCGGGTTCTTCCTCAACACGCTCGTCATGCGGACGGACATGACTGGCGACCCGCGCTTCCGGGAGCTCTTGCGGCGCGTGGTGGACGTGACGCTGGGGGCCTACGCGCACCAGGACGTCCCGTTCGAGAAGCTGCTGGAGGAGCTGGCCCCCGCGCGAGACACCAGCTTCCCGCCTTTCTTCCAGGCGATGTTGGTGCTTCAGAACACGCCCGATGCCGAATCCTCCGTGGGCGCCCTGAAGATGGAGCCCTACAGCGTCGCGGGAGAGTCCTTCGCCCAGTTCGACGTCACGCTGTGGCTCTCCGAGGAAGGCGACGGGCTGCAAGGCACCTGGGAGTACAACCGGGACCTCTTCGACGCAGCCACCGCCGACCGCATGGTGGCGCACTTCCAGACGCTGCTGGCGGGCATCGCGGCCCGGCCCGATGAGCCGTTGTCCACGATGCCACTGCTCCCAGCGGAGGAGCGCCACCGCGTGCTGCGCGAGTGGAACGCGGCCCGCATCGAGGTCCCCGAGGGCGCCTGTCTCCATCACCTCATCGCGGCCCATGCGGCCAGGACGCCGGACGCGCTCGCGGTCGTCGATCCGGAGCGGCGCCTCACCTACGGGCAGCTCGACAAGCGCGCCAACCAGCTCGCGCACCAGCTTCGCGCCATGGGTGTGGGAACGGAATGCCGGGTGGGCATCTACCTGGAGCGCTCCGTCGACCTGGTGGTGGCCGTGCTCGCCGTGCTCAAGGCTGGCGGCGCCTATGTCCCGCTGGACCCTTCCTATCCACCGGACCGCACCGCGCTGATGCTCTCCGACAGCAAGCCCGCGCTGCTCGTCACCCGGCGCTCACTGCGCGCGACGCTGCCCGAACCTCTGCCCACCGTGGTGGACCTGGACGAGCACGCGCCGGGCATCGAGGCACGTCCAGACACCTGTCCCGAAGGAGGCGCGGGTCCCGAGCATCTCGCGTATGTGGTCTACACCTCGGGCTCCACGGGACGCCCCAAGGGCGTGATGGTGGGCCATCGAGGGCTCACCAACGCCTACTTCGCCTGGGAGCATGACTACCGCCTGCCCACCCTGCGCGCGCATCTGCAGATGGCGAGCTTCTCGTTCGATGTGTTCAGCGGAGACCTCGCGCGCGGGCTCGGCTCAGGGGCCGCGCTCGTGCTCTGCCCGCGCGAGTGGCTGCTGGAGCCCGAGCGCCTCCATGCGCTGATGCGGCGGGAGCAGGTGGACTGTGGAGAGTTCGTTCCGGCGGTGGCGCGTCTGCTCATGGCCCATCTCCAGGAACGTGGGCAGCGGCTGGACTTCATGCGGTTGCTCATCGTCGGCTCGGACACCTGGGACATGCGCGAGTACCACCAACTCCGGGGCCTGTGCGGTCCCCAGACGCGGCTGGTGAGCTCATACGGTCTCAGTGAAGCCACCATCGACAGCACGTACTTCGAAGCTCCCGCGCCCATCCCCAGCGAGCAGACGGTTCCCATCGGCCGCCCATTCCCGAACGCGGCGATGTACCTGCTGGACGCCTCGCTCCAGCCCGCGCCCATCGGTGTTCCGGGCGAGCTGTTCGTCGGAGGCGTGGGGCTGGCGCGTGGCTACTGGGAACAGCCGGGCCTCACGGCCGAGCGCTTCGTCCCGCATCCCTTCAGCGCGGAGCCCGGCGCACGCCTGTACCGGACAGGAGACCTGGCGCGCTACGCGGCGGACGGGACGCTGGAGTTCATCGGCCGCAACGACACGCAGGTGAAGATTCGTGGCCACCGCATCGAGCTGGACGAAATCCGGGCGAAGCTGTTGGAGCACGCAGACGTTCGAGCCGTGGAGTTGCTCGTCCGAGGAGAGGGCTCGGCCCGGCAGCTCGTCGCGTATCTCACGCTCGTGACTCCCGGCGCGGTGGGCGAGGAGGCCCTTCGACAGCACCTGCGCCAACACCTACCGCCGTACATGGTGCCCTCGGCCTTCGTCGTGATGGACGCATTCCCGCTCACCCCCAATGGCAAGGTGGACCGCAAGGCACTGCCTCCGCCAGGCGAGTCCCGGCGCGACACGGCGGACGGGTTCATCGCACCGCGAGGAGACACGGAGCGGAAGCTGGCGGGCATCTTCGAGGAGCTGCTGGGGACGAGCCCCATCGGAGCGTTCGACAGCTTCTTCGACCTCGGCGGGCACTCCCTGCTCGCGGTCCGGTTGGTCGCGAAGATTCGCGAACACTTCGGCCGGGCTCCATCACTGGCGGCGCTCTTCCAAGGCCCCACGCCCGAGCATCTCGCGCGAGTGCTCGACGACCACGGCAGCAGCCCGTCGTCTCCGCTGGTGACGCTCCACGCGGGAGGCGAAGCACCGCCCCTGTTCTGCGTCCCGGGAGCGGGCGGCAATGTCCTCTACTTCCGGGAGCTCACGCGGAGCCTGGGAGCGGCGCGCCCGCTCTATGGGTTCCAAGCCAAGGGCCTGGATGGAGAGGAGACGCCCCACGCTTCCGTCGAGGAGATGGCGGAGTGCTACCTCCAGGCGCTCCAGCAGGTGCGGCCTCGGGGCCCGTATCATCTGCTGGGCCACTCCTTCGGGAGCTGGGTCGCGTTCGAGATGGCGAAGCGGCTCCGCGCGAAGGGCGAGGAGGTCGCCTTCCTCGGCCTCCTCAACACGCCAGTGCCGAGGACCCAGGAAGGCGCCACCGAGGAGCCCGCGCTCGACGACGCGGACTGGATGGCCTCCGTCGCGAGCGTCGCGGGGCGGCTGTACGGCGTGGACCTGGGAGTCTCCGCCGAGTCCCTCCGGCCGCTCACTTCCGAAGCGAGACTCGTTCACATCACGGAGCGGCTCATCCAGAAGGGCCTGCTGCCGCCCGACGCCGACACCCGGCAAGTGCGCGGGCTCATCCAGGTCTACAAACGCGCCTACGAAATCACCTACGCCCTCCCGTCGGATGCACGCGCCAACTCCATCACCCTCTTCCGGGCGAATGAACGGCACGAAGACGACGGAGTCCTCCCGGGTGAGTTCGCAGAGGACGGCACCTGGGGCTGGCGACACCACGCCGAGAGCGCCGTCGTCGTCGAGGAGGTTCCCGGCGACCACATGACGATGCTGGCCTCGCCGCATGTCGAGCGGCTCGCGGAGCGGGTGCGTTGGCATCTGGAGCACGCGGGCTCGGAGACAGCCTCATGA